A single genomic interval of Armatimonadota bacterium harbors:
- a CDS encoding tetratricopeptide repeat protein encodes MSLPSTLASSGTVTFLFTDIEGSTNLWENHPTLMRTTLARHDALMREAIGAHKGSVFKTIGDAFCATFPDAGDALLAATAAQRAMATEDWPPETPIRVRMAVHCGPAESRDDDFFGPTVNRVARLLAAAHGGQTVLSQPVYDRAAGSAGSGVRFLDLGVHRLKDLVQAEHVYQVVHPSLRADFPPLRSLESSVLPNNLPLQLTSFVGRKSELETVAKMVDGSRIVTLTGSGGCGKTRLALQVAADISDTFPDGVWFVDLAPVSDPKLVAESVAGLLGVREEPGHPLERTLAAYLARKSALIVLDTCEHLLLACARLAEALVRSCPGVRMLATSREPLNIAGESSYRVPSLALPDARGPVDPASLQKFESVALFVDRARAVSADFTVSPDNARALAGICRHLDGIPLAIELAAARVRSLTPDQIAGRLDDRFRLLTGGTRTAMPRQQTLRALVDWSYDLLTEPERALLRRLSVFAGGWTLEAAESVAEGDQVEDWEVLDLTTSLVDKSLVSFEPTAGDRYRLLETVRRYGQEKLAEVGEAEATAERHLAWYAGLAEEAGAWQRGPQQAQWLDRLEREQDNLAKAFETALARPGDPRSAPLSWTLGLLHQHRGFLNEAVRNLDAGLQAAAQGVEGTGVTRARLLYERAGLHQDFGESDDAQALAAEALAAFIDHGDDIGAAKAENLIGQVAMSRRRFDEARSLFEASLARFEAADDRIGASIVHNNLGVLARRGRPQDDEGSRTGLATARAHLEKALAVRKQTGDALGEAETLNNLGVVAYELEDYAGAWTHYRAALAIERALRRTTGMGTTLANMGEVAGVLGDMPLALRLTALSERVLDDVQSPLAGAVRSMFLELAEQEPQAVVEAARASVTERTLDDGLDEAVAADPNPNLDGPVLK; translated from the coding sequence ATGTCACTGCCCTCTACCCTTGCGTCGAGCGGCACGGTGACGTTCCTTTTCACCGACATCGAGGGCAGTACGAACCTTTGGGAGAACCATCCCACCCTCATGCGGACGACGTTGGCCCGCCACGACGCATTGATGCGCGAGGCGATCGGAGCGCACAAGGGATCGGTCTTCAAGACCATCGGGGACGCGTTCTGCGCGACCTTTCCTGACGCAGGCGACGCGTTGCTCGCGGCGACGGCCGCCCAGCGGGCCATGGCGACGGAAGACTGGCCGCCCGAGACGCCCATCCGAGTGAGGATGGCCGTGCATTGCGGGCCCGCGGAGTCGCGCGACGACGACTTTTTCGGACCGACGGTCAACCGTGTCGCGCGCCTCTTGGCGGCCGCACACGGCGGACAGACCGTCCTGTCCCAACCCGTCTACGACCGGGCCGCTGGAAGTGCCGGCTCCGGAGTGAGGTTCCTCGACCTCGGGGTGCACCGGCTCAAGGACTTGGTCCAGGCCGAGCACGTCTACCAAGTCGTCCATCCGTCGCTTCGGGCCGACTTCCCTCCCCTGCGGTCGCTCGAATCGTCGGTCCTGCCCAACAACCTGCCGTTGCAGTTGACGTCGTTCGTCGGGCGCAAGTCCGAACTCGAAACCGTCGCGAAGATGGTGGACGGGTCGCGCATCGTCACCTTGACCGGGAGCGGCGGGTGCGGCAAGACGCGGCTCGCGCTGCAAGTGGCGGCGGACATTTCCGACACGTTTCCAGACGGGGTGTGGTTCGTCGACCTCGCGCCTGTGAGCGACCCGAAGCTAGTGGCCGAGAGCGTGGCCGGACTTCTCGGCGTGCGCGAGGAGCCCGGACATCCGTTGGAGCGGACGCTCGCCGCATACCTGGCGCGGAAGTCGGCTTTGATCGTCCTGGACACGTGCGAGCACCTGCTGTTGGCGTGCGCGCGGCTGGCCGAAGCCCTCGTCCGGTCTTGCCCGGGCGTCCGGATGTTGGCGACGAGCCGCGAGCCGCTCAACATCGCGGGGGAATCGTCGTACCGCGTCCCGTCTCTGGCGTTGCCCGACGCGCGCGGCCCGGTGGACCCCGCTTCGCTCCAGAAGTTCGAGTCGGTGGCTCTGTTCGTCGACCGTGCGCGGGCCGTCTCGGCGGACTTCACCGTCAGCCCGGACAATGCGAGGGCCCTCGCCGGGATCTGCAGGCACCTCGACGGCATCCCCCTGGCGATCGAACTTGCGGCGGCCCGTGTCCGGTCGCTGACGCCCGACCAGATCGCGGGACGCCTGGACGACCGGTTCCGGCTGCTGACCGGAGGCACGCGCACCGCCATGCCGCGCCAGCAGACGTTGCGCGCGCTCGTCGATTGGAGCTACGACCTCCTGACAGAGCCGGAACGGGCGTTGCTGCGGCGACTGTCGGTGTTCGCAGGAGGGTGGACGCTCGAGGCCGCCGAGTCGGTGGCCGAAGGCGACCAGGTCGAAGACTGGGAGGTCCTCGATCTGACCACGTCCCTGGTCGACAAGAGCCTTGTTTCGTTCGAACCGACGGCAGGCGACCGCTACAGGCTTCTCGAGACGGTCCGCAGGTACGGACAAGAGAAGCTGGCCGAGGTCGGGGAGGCGGAAGCCACAGCCGAGCGGCACTTGGCCTGGTACGCCGGGCTCGCGGAGGAGGCGGGCGCGTGGCAGCGAGGCCCCCAACAAGCCCAGTGGCTCGACAGGTTGGAGCGCGAGCAGGACAACTTGGCGAAGGCGTTCGAAACGGCTCTGGCCCGACCGGGCGACCCGAGGTCCGCGCCCTTGTCCTGGACGTTGGGGCTGCTTCACCAGCACCGAGGCTTCTTGAACGAAGCGGTCCGGAATCTGGACGCGGGCCTTCAAGCGGCGGCCCAGGGTGTCGAAGGGACCGGTGTCACGAGGGCGCGGCTGCTGTACGAACGGGCAGGGCTTCATCAAGACTTCGGTGAATCGGACGACGCCCAGGCCCTTGCCGCCGAGGCCTTGGCCGCTTTCATCGACCACGGGGACGACATCGGTGCGGCCAAAGCCGAAAACCTTATCGGCCAGGTCGCGATGAGCCGGCGCCGGTTCGATGAAGCCCGCAGTCTGTTCGAAGCCTCGTTGGCCCGTTTCGAGGCCGCCGACGACCGGATCGGCGCCTCCATCGTCCACAACAACCTCGGTGTCCTCGCGCGCCGTGGGCGGCCACAAGACGACGAAGGGTCGCGGACCGGTCTGGCAACGGCCCGTGCGCACCTTGAAAAGGCCCTCGCCGTCCGCAAGCAGACCGGCGACGCCTTAGGCGAGGCGGAAACGCTCAACAACCTCGGCGTCGTCGCCTACGAACTGGAAGACTATGCCGGAGCCTGGACGCACTACCGGGCCGCATTGGCGATCGAAAGGGCCTTGCGGCGGACGACAGGCATGGGGACGACGCTGGCCAACATGGGCGAGGTCGCCGGCGTTCTGGGCGACATGCCGTTGGCGCTCCGATTGACCGCACTTTCGGAGAGGGTGCTCGACGACGTCCAGTCCCCACTGGCCGGGGCTGTCCGGTCGATGTTCCTCGAACTTGCAGAGCAGGAGCCTCAGGCGGTCGTCGAGGCGGCCCGGGCTTCGGTCACCGAACGGACGCTGGACGACGGTCTCGACGAGGCGGTCGCCGCAGACCCGAACCCGAATCTTGACGGGCCAGTGCTAAAATGA
- a CDS encoding GNAT family N-acetyltransferase, with product MRLALEAVYSDNTCPFVHRPESGGIVLRSGEADFFGNFGIGLSRDGAVEAASRTLAEGLAMIIVPGPLDPGLESDLAPFGFVHGGEIPAMKVALDGMPSPKLPDAYTFERLSSADDGEDWAKTLSESYPVAPLAARSMSPVHVRTDDAADAPLQFFRIRSGDETVGVSLLAMIDGLAGIYCVGTMPDHRRKGLGAVLTAGPLAVARDLGLTTGVLQSSEAGYSVYRGLGFEDDGAVQLYVRVPEGAEGH from the coding sequence ATGCGACTTGCCCTCGAGGCCGTCTACTCCGACAACACGTGCCCCTTCGTGCACCGACCCGAAAGTGGCGGCATCGTCCTCCGGTCGGGTGAGGCCGACTTCTTCGGAAACTTTGGGATCGGCCTGTCACGGGACGGCGCGGTCGAAGCCGCGTCGAGGACGCTTGCTGAAGGTCTGGCCATGATCATCGTGCCTGGACCGCTGGATCCAGGACTCGAGTCGGACTTGGCGCCGTTCGGCTTCGTCCACGGTGGCGAAATCCCGGCCATGAAGGTCGCTCTCGATGGAATGCCCTCCCCAAAGCTGCCGGATGCCTACACCTTCGAGCGGCTGTCGTCGGCCGACGACGGCGAGGACTGGGCCAAGACGTTGTCCGAGAGCTACCCGGTCGCACCCTTGGCGGCCCGTTCGATGAGCCCGGTCCACGTCCGGACGGACGACGCTGCGGACGCTCCGCTCCAGTTCTTCCGGATCCGGTCCGGCGACGAGACGGTCGGTGTCTCGCTCCTGGCCATGATCGACGGACTGGCCGGCATCTACTGCGTCGGGACGATGCCCGACCACAGGCGCAAGGGACTCGGAGCCGTGCTCACGGCCGGGCCCTTGGCCGTCGCGAGGGACCTCGGGTTGACGACAGGCGTGCTCCAATCCTCGGAAGCGGGTTACAGCGTCTATCGCGGGCTCGGCTTCGAGGACGACGGGGCGGTCCAGCTGTACGTCCGGGTTCCTGAAGGCGCCGAAGGTCACTGA
- a CDS encoding VOC family protein translates to MIKKLDHASIVVEDLDAATDFFGALGMTVVGKAAIEGPWVDRINGLEGVQVDIAMMEVPGGDGRLELTKFHRPALVPLEPAVAPPNALGLRSIMFEVDDLDRCVATLREKGGELVGTVETYEEYYKLCYMRGPAGVIVALAEALS, encoded by the coding sequence ATGATCAAGAAACTGGACCACGCCAGTATCGTCGTCGAGGACCTGGACGCAGCGACCGACTTCTTCGGCGCCTTGGGGATGACGGTCGTAGGCAAAGCGGCCATCGAAGGCCCGTGGGTCGACCGGATCAACGGTTTGGAGGGCGTCCAGGTCGACATCGCGATGATGGAAGTTCCGGGCGGGGACGGGCGTCTGGAACTGACCAAGTTCCACCGTCCCGCGCTGGTCCCGCTCGAACCGGCCGTCGCCCCGCCGAACGCGCTTGGACTGCGGAGCATCATGTTCGAGGTCGACGACCTGGACCGGTGCGTCGCGACGCTTCGAGAGAAGGGCGGCGAACTTGTCGGCACGGTCGAAACCTACGAGGAATACTACAAACTCTGCTACATGCGCGGGCCCGCAGGCGTCATCGTGGCCCTTGCCGAAGCCTTGTCCTAA
- a CDS encoding PQQ-binding-like beta-propeller repeat protein — translation MRDFLVVTIAALTAPMASAQDTWETARGDHARTGDSRVQVDPQNLTKVWSTGNDVSAARIVGDRIVARYRGNDGTRIQCFDASTGNVQWSVPTSYLSDPPEVFGDYVAYTDGAQGSAVLTVASLATGQTIATFGGLDAMNGSVMALPKGGQNFDLILATSSGGRKFKFNGTSLSADWQTSMSLGGDTTPTLAGGYALFAGVGHYYSVNLQTGIKNMFHEGNVSGGGGTMAAFDEVNSRVFIRGIQSLEKRGVLSAFKMTTQGSYSKLWDFDVAQDFGAPAISADGDVFVVDRNRLVRFDGATGAIEAESAALSAFDQAPVLSNGLVWVGTPQGAQAFDTGSLGLVATLPSKPQAGFECEMNMFAVSGETFCTYSQYGSGFGKEGLTVYAVPEPSATMLALALVPLVRKARRKPALRVEESTDAKSDEADPGLTHLYRL, via the coding sequence ATGCGCGACTTCCTCGTCGTTACCATTGCGGCTTTGACGGCTCCTATGGCCTCTGCGCAAGACACATGGGAGACGGCGAGGGGCGATCATGCAAGGACCGGCGACTCTCGCGTACAGGTCGATCCCCAGAACCTGACGAAGGTCTGGAGTACTGGGAACGACGTCAGCGCGGCCCGGATCGTCGGAGACCGGATCGTTGCCAGGTACCGAGGGAACGACGGCACGCGCATCCAGTGCTTCGATGCCTCGACTGGAAACGTCCAATGGTCCGTTCCGACGTCGTATCTATCCGATCCTCCCGAAGTCTTCGGTGACTATGTCGCCTATACGGACGGGGCACAAGGTTCGGCGGTCCTCACGGTCGCTTCGCTGGCGACGGGCCAGACGATCGCGACGTTCGGAGGCTTAGACGCCATGAACGGAAGCGTCATGGCCCTGCCAAAGGGCGGTCAGAACTTCGACCTGATCCTAGCCACGTCGAGCGGTGGCCGCAAGTTCAAGTTCAATGGTACGTCACTGTCCGCTGACTGGCAGACTTCCATGTCGTTAGGAGGCGATACGACCCCGACGTTGGCCGGTGGTTATGCCTTGTTCGCAGGCGTGGGACACTACTACTCCGTCAACCTGCAAACCGGCATCAAGAATATGTTCCATGAGGGCAACGTGAGCGGAGGCGGTGGAACTATGGCCGCTTTCGACGAGGTCAACTCCAGGGTCTTCATCCGAGGTATCCAGAGCCTTGAGAAACGAGGAGTCCTTTCAGCGTTCAAGATGACGACTCAAGGCTCATATTCGAAGCTATGGGACTTCGATGTGGCTCAAGATTTCGGCGCACCCGCCATCAGCGCGGACGGAGACGTCTTCGTCGTCGACCGGAACCGACTCGTACGGTTCGACGGTGCGACAGGGGCGATCGAGGCGGAATCGGCGGCGCTGTCGGCCTTTGACCAGGCACCGGTCCTTTCGAACGGCTTGGTATGGGTCGGGACTCCACAGGGTGCCCAGGCGTTCGACACGGGTTCCCTGGGTCTGGTCGCGACCCTGCCAAGCAAGCCCCAAGCGGGCTTCGAATGCGAAATGAACATGTTCGCCGTCAGCGGCGAAACCTTCTGCACCTATAGCCAATACGGCTCGGGTTTCGGCAAGGAAGGACTGACCGTGTACGCCGTTCCGGAGCCTTCGGCGACCATGTTGGCTTTGGCGCTTGTTCCGCTCGTGCGGAAGGCCAGGCGTAAGCCCGCATTGCGGGTAGAAGAGTCCACCGACGCCAAGTCTGATGAGGCTGATCCGGGGTTAACCCACCTGTACCGGCTCTAG
- a CDS encoding tetratricopeptide repeat protein gives MAVDVLSLWNFQDPSESEDRFRNAMTGASEHDRFVLLTQIARTKGLRGDWSGAREVLAGVLPHLAGAPEVEARYHLESGRTLCSPAHDPSAVTEGDRNAAREHYTSAYETARSARLDYIAIDALHMMTMVDDAPEDQINWNLKALDYLARSDQEEAKKWEGSLRNNLGYAYHLAGRYDDAIAEYEKSLEERQKAGKAVGVRIAKWMIARSLREKGDLDRALEIQTALEAECEAAGEPDRYVFEELEALYRAKGDGSKADHYRSLLPPS, from the coding sequence ATGGCCGTCGACGTCTTGTCCCTTTGGAACTTTCAGGACCCTTCCGAAAGCGAGGACCGGTTCCGGAACGCGATGACAGGAGCCTCCGAACACGACCGGTTCGTCCTGTTGACGCAGATCGCACGGACGAAAGGGCTTCGGGGCGACTGGAGCGGGGCCAGGGAGGTGCTCGCCGGTGTCCTTCCCCACCTCGCAGGGGCGCCGGAGGTGGAAGCCCGGTACCACTTGGAGTCGGGCCGGACCCTGTGCTCGCCCGCCCACGATCCCAGTGCCGTCACTGAAGGCGACCGCAACGCTGCGCGGGAACACTACACCTCGGCGTACGAGACGGCACGGTCTGCGAGACTCGACTACATCGCCATCGACGCGCTCCATATGATGACGATGGTCGACGATGCCCCCGAGGATCAGATCAATTGGAACTTGAAGGCCCTTGACTACCTGGCCCGATCGGACCAGGAAGAAGCGAAGAAGTGGGAAGGGTCTTTACGGAACAACCTGGGGTACGCGTACCACTTGGCAGGGCGGTACGACGACGCGATCGCCGAATACGAGAAGTCCCTCGAAGAACGCCAGAAAGCGGGAAAAGCGGTGGGAGTGCGTATCGCGAAGTGGATGATCGCGCGCAGCTTGCGAGAGAAAGGCGACCTTGACCGGGCGCTCGAGATCCAAACCGCCCTCGAAGCCGAGTGTGAGGCCGCAGGCGAGCCGGACCGCTACGTGTTCGAAGAGCTGGAAGCCCTCTATCGGGCGAAAGGCGACGGCTCCAAGGCCGACCACTACCGTTCGCTCTTGCCTCCGTCTTAA
- a CDS encoding methyltransferase domain-containing protein encodes MSFNVYDDAERAASYARLEFPGTYYLAFRDIPGVIGRRAGRTALDFGCGAGRSTRFLKGLGLDAVGIDISPSMVAAARAADLDGEYLTVPDGDYSALGDRRFDVVFSAFAFDNIPDRAHRGHIVGALAGRLSAGGALVILGSAPEIYVHEWASFTTSAFPSNRSAKSGDEVWTVMKDVTDGRPVRDVLWTHEDYVGLIEGAGLVVESVHRPLGRPEDGVEWVTETTVAPWVIYVAVRPDDPARTDET; translated from the coding sequence GTGAGTTTCAACGTCTACGACGACGCCGAGCGGGCGGCGTCCTATGCCAGACTGGAGTTTCCGGGAACGTATTATCTGGCGTTCCGGGACATCCCGGGAGTTATCGGCCGCAGGGCCGGAAGGACGGCCTTGGACTTTGGATGTGGGGCGGGCCGCTCGACGCGGTTCCTGAAGGGGCTCGGCCTGGACGCGGTGGGCATCGACATCTCACCCAGCATGGTCGCGGCGGCTCGAGCCGCCGACCTCGATGGCGAATATCTGACCGTTCCCGATGGAGACTATTCGGCTCTCGGCGACCGCCGGTTCGACGTCGTGTTCTCGGCGTTCGCCTTCGACAACATTCCTGACCGCGCCCATCGCGGTCACATCGTCGGTGCACTGGCCGGGCGCCTGAGCGCCGGCGGCGCGCTCGTCATCTTAGGGTCGGCGCCCGAGATCTATGTCCACGAGTGGGCGTCCTTCACGACCTCCGCCTTTCCAAGCAACCGGTCGGCAAAGTCAGGAGACGAAGTCTGGACCGTGATGAAGGACGTGACGGACGGCCGACCGGTCCGAGACGTGCTTTGGACGCACGAGGACTATGTCGGTCTCATCGAAGGTGCGGGACTCGTGGTCGAATCCGTACACCGACCGCTCGGCAGGCCGGAGGACGGCGTCGAGTGGGTGACGGAGACGACCGTCGCACCCTGGGTGATCTACGTCGCGGTCCGGCCCGACGATCCGGCTAGAACGGACGAAACCTAG
- a CDS encoding DUF1080 domain-containing protein, with protein MLALLTALASDAIFDGRTLNGWEKVGGGTWTVEAGGVLKGVCAQADEQGVLVYKEPVKDFTASFEFRISKGNSGFYFRAERILEQPLVKGFQAEVDAIDDVAGIWETAGRGWVFKPTPETHAKTKFRPGEWSKMDVKAVGPHYTVVLNGQTVTDIEDVQGRREGCVALQLHGGVDMTVEFRKIRLKHVR; from the coding sequence ATGCTCGCACTGCTCACAGCCCTCGCATCAGACGCCATCTTCGACGGCCGGACCCTGAACGGATGGGAGAAGGTCGGTGGCGGCACGTGGACGGTCGAAGCAGGTGGAGTCCTCAAAGGGGTCTGTGCGCAAGCCGATGAACAGGGCGTCCTCGTCTACAAGGAACCGGTCAAGGACTTCACGGCCAGCTTCGAGTTCCGGATTTCGAAAGGCAACAGCGGCTTCTACTTCCGGGCCGAAAGGATCTTGGAACAGCCACTGGTCAAGGGCTTCCAGGCCGAAGTCGACGCGATCGATGACGTCGCCGGCATCTGGGAAACGGCCGGACGGGGTTGGGTTTTCAAACCGACGCCGGAGACCCACGCAAAAACGAAGTTCCGTCCAGGAGAGTGGTCAAAGATGGACGTCAAGGCCGTGGGCCCGCACTACACGGTCGTCCTGAACGGTCAGACCGTGACCGATATCGAGGACGTTCAAGGGCGTCGGGAAGGGTGTGTCGCCCTGCAACTTCATGGCGGGGTCGATATGACCGTCGAGTTCCGAAAGATCCGCTTAAAGCACGTCCGGTAG